A DNA window from Fragaria vesca subsp. vesca linkage group LG3, FraVesHawaii_1.0, whole genome shotgun sequence contains the following coding sequences:
- the LOC101299067 gene encoding histone H4-like, with product MSGRGKGGKGLGKGGAKRHRKVLRDNIQGITKPAIRRLARRGGVKRISGLIYEETRGVLKIFLENVIRDAVTYTEHARRKTVTAMDVVYALKRQGRTLYGFGG from the coding sequence ATGTCAGGCCGCGGCAAAGGAGGCAAGGGATTGGGAAAGGGAGGAGCCAAGCGTCACAGGAAGGTCCTCAGGGATAACATCCAGGGCATCACCAAGCCCGCCATTCGCCGTCTCGCTCGCCGTGGCGGCGTCAAGCGTATCTCCGGTCTCATCTACGAGGAGACTCGTGGTGTCCTCAAGATATTCCTCGAGAACGTCATCCGTGACGCTGTTACTTACACTGAGCACGCCCGCAGGAAGACCGTCACCGCCATGGATGTCGTCTATGCTCTCAAGAGGCAGGGAAGGACCCTCTACGGATTCGGGGGTTGA